The following nucleotide sequence is from Aquipuribacter sp. SD81.
TCGACGCCCTCAGCAGCGCGGTCGCCCGCCGCGGTGGGGATGCAGCGGTGGCCGGCTGCATCGTCCACTCGGACCGAGGCTCGCAGTTCCGGTCCCGGCGCTTCCTGGCCGAGCTACGACACCACGACCTCGTCGGCTCGATGGGCCAGGTCGCCTCCGCTGGTGACAACGCCGCCATGGAGTCCTTTTTCGCGCTGCTGCAGAAGAACGTCCTCGACCGGCGCCGATGGGCCTCCCGGAGCGAACTCCGCATCGCGATCGTCACCTGGATCGAACGGACCTACCACCGCCGCCGACGCCAGGCCCGACTCGGCCGCCTGACCCCCATCGAGTACGAGACCATCAACGCCCCTCAGGTAGCACTCGCCGCCTGAGACCGACTGTCACCTACTCGTGCAGCAGTCCCCACGGCACCTGGCGGGCGCGGAACCCGCCGAAGCGCCCTCGTGCGGGAGTCGGGGCGAACCTCAGGCCGTCAGGACCGGTCGACACGTCCACGACATCATCGAAGAGCCAGCTCGCCCAGTTGCCTCCCATGAGGTGCATCGCCCCGACGTACAACCGTCCACGCACCGTCGTGTGCCCGTGCGCGGACAGGACTGCCTGCCTGCGACCAGCAGCCTTCCTGCCAGCGACCTGCACGACTGCGACGACCAACACCACGCCCACCAGCGAAAGACCCGCCACCCAGTTCCCCACCGCAACCGCGACGATGCCCGCCGCGACGATGAGGCCGGTGAAGCCACCGAACTGCTTGAGCACGGCTAGTAGACGTCCCACCACAGAAGCATGCCTGGTCTTGACGACGGAGTCTGCTCGGTCCGAGGACGTCAGGTGTCCACCATCAGGCGAGTCCATGACCCATCGGTCACTTGCACGCTCCGCATGCCGATCCCCTGCGGGACGGCCACCAACCTCCTGCCGCCACTCGTCGCGCCACGTCCGCCCTCGCCGGCGGCCGGTCGGCTGTCGGGACGGGCACCGATGAAATGCAGCGTCCGGGCCGGTCAGTGCTCGTACACCTCACCGATGGAGGAGCGATGTCCTACCAGGCGTACCTCGACGCGATCGAGACCAAGAGCGGGAAGACGCCTCGCGAGCTACTCGAGCTGGCGGCCGCGCGAGGCTTCGGCCCCACCACCAAGGCGGGCGAGGTCGTCACCTGGCTGAAGGAGGACTACGGCATCGGCCGCGGACACGCGATGGCGTTCCACGGCGTGCTGAAGAACGGCGCCACCATCAGCGACAAGCACGTGGGGTCTGCCGGAAGCCACAGTGATCCTTCCACCGAGCTGCGTCTCGACGGCATCGCGGCCCGAGGCACCGATTCCTGATGTCGGTACCCGGGAGGCGGTGACTGCGTCGCCCAGCCTCTGAGGCCGCGACGGAGCGTCGGCTCCGCGTCTGTCGGCTGTCGGCGGGGCCCGCCCCTCCACCACGATCGGTTGCCGATCGTCCGTTGGGAATAGCCTCCTACCTTGGTGACACGATAAGCCGCGTGAGCGACGCGAGCACCACCTTGAGCTGCGGCGGCTGCGGGGCTGGTCTTCCCTCCTCCGAGGTCATCCGGCCCCCTGAGCCCCGCACGCCCTGCTCGTCCTGCGGCTCGCTAGCCCGGCAAGTAGGCGTGCTGCTGCATGAGACCGTTGCCCTGCGCGACGGCGTTGGCTACAAGGCGAAACACGCGGGGGACCGCAAGCCGTATCGCGAGGCGTTCGACCACCCGGAGACACAGCGGTCGACGGGCGCGCTGACCCGACACAAGCGGCTCATCGACCGCCAGAACGACCGCTATTTCGAGCGCGTGGTCGAGGAAGGCACGGGGCGCGTGGTGCACGAGACCGACCATCCGCTGACCGAGCACAGGGGGCACGGGTCCGACCGTGGGCCGCGCAACAGCCCGCCGCCGCAGGTGACAACACCTGACGCCTCGCCACCCGCCGGGCGTGACGGTGCCGCGCACGGCAAGGTCGCGACGGACTACGAGCTGGACAAGCCGTAGGACCTATTTGCCAACGGGGATCCCCCCGTTGCATGCCGCAGTCAGGCGTTAGCCACCTTCATGGTGCGCCTCCAGAACGCCCGGCATGGACCGCACGTCAGCTCCTCGAGCACGGCGTCGAAGGGCACGCCGGTCACTCGAGTCCCTGCACCGCCCGTGCAGGCCAGGACCTGTCGGTTGGCGATGTCCACCACGAGGTGCATCGGACTATCCCCGTTGCGACCCCAGCGCTCGGACGTGCCCACTGTCACCTGCATGTCACCAAGGTGCTGTGCTGGACCGTTCTGTGCCTGGTCCTCCCCGGCCCACCACCCGAGCGGACCTGCCCGGCGGTAATGCCCCAATCTTCGGCTCCTCGCCGTGCGCCAGGTACCGCTGGACCATCGCTA
It contains:
- a CDS encoding DUF4287 domain-containing protein, whose protein sequence is MSYQAYLDAIETKSGKTPRELLELAAARGFGPTTKAGEVVTWLKEDYGIGRGHAMAFHGVLKNGATISDKHVGSAGSHSDPSTELRLDGIAARGTDS